Within the Miscanthus floridulus cultivar M001 chromosome 2, ASM1932011v1, whole genome shotgun sequence genome, the region TACAAATGAAGCAGGTCtggaaagaaaaggtgacatcatTTGAGTCACCATCACTTAAGGTGCAATCATCATGGTCTCCATCTTCGAGACCGATAGAAGCACCAAAAGAATGAATAAGATAGGAGAAGAGTCCTGTCCGAAGGACTTAAAAATCTAAACCCTCGCTGgaagaaaacttataaaaactctagaataatggttgagcaaagaacttgagccATAGTGGTTGACTAGATCATTCTATCttttaattgctcaagacccaagtgaaagctaagaagccccatggttgaaggtaatatgggtaagtttgaaagtcagatcagttcattctaatccagaggagaattcttgtttgaacacatgtgtacttttgaggagtgaaaacattgaagCAACTGCTAAtccatttactgagtttagctttgctaagtgttggcggtcactaatgaccaaatccgaccaccaattatagtccaaaataggagaaataaacatacttttgacacatatgcatgtactattgacctagttccacttgtattggagaaaacatgttttgcatgtcacatatttgaatacaagtggaaaataaacaaAACTAAGCAAAAGGCGCAAAGAAGAAAGTGTAATACAGAAATGTGCAAAGGAAATAAGAAGAGAAGCCCACCTACACATCTTACCGGGGTAGAACACCACCGAGGATGTGACCCTAGGCCCAGCCAGTAGCCCACTAGAGCAAGGCAGTGGCCAGTGGGGCTAGCCCTAGTTCGGCCGCACTAGAGGTGCGCCCGCACCACCAGCACTACCTTTTAGGCCCACACTTCTCCAACGGTTGCATGCCACCATGCATAGGTGGTTCCCAGGTGTTTCCTAATTTATGAGTGCCAAACCATCATCACTCCACTATATAAAGAGAGCTAGAGCTCATTCTCAAAACACATAACATTTTGGAGATATcacctgtcggggacctaatactggggtaccccaggaggtggaaccaataaccatcgaacgttaaaaacttctggatggacaagggcgccgctgcgttccttgcccaaatgacggaagtttggttctgtctcgcccgacgcctttgggctagcCCCGCCTCGCCCAAGGGATAAACGCTAGTCTCCGACTCACTCGACGTCTTTGGgtcagcctcgcctcgcccgagggctaagggctggccTACGTTCCGCCCAACGCCTTTGggatggctccgccttgcctgagggctgaaggctagtctccgcctcacccgacgccttcgggacagctccgcctcgcacGAGGGTTGAGGGAtacactccgcctcacccgacccccgaggggtggGCTCAGTCacacccaagggataaggactagactccgcctcgcccgacgaccgaggaTGAACCTCACCCcgttcgatgtccaaagactggtttcatcttacctgataacttctctcccgttccctcatgatgatgggtacagagcaAGACGAGACGTTCGAGTCAACCacagcttcaaggaccataccctgcgccccgacAGGAAAGGTTCTGCCAGGGAACGactggacaggtgctttagacccttccgggcgccgtagagcccaaaaggtattgtaggcgcatgctcctcgccctgtagagttgtaggcgccgccttcagctctaggacacggaacccgatgaagatatacgacaaccactacactccagaaaaggatttgtgatctccacGAATGATGGACATgccgtcaccacgttatggacccaagggagcggcgctcgcttcccgaccccttgggtccaccaaatcaaaggaccttgcccacagcgctactccagaccccgaccccgcgtccctccgacagagactcataggagccaaaaggcatgcggagcaaggctgggcaaggttcataagtcaaaaccactgtactacagcccataccctgcgcagggcagtattctgtaaccatcctgacattctataggggcattgacagtattgtaggtgcttatcatcctttcacacccatcagaatgagaaaccaggctgggtagacgtgagccacaagactaggtagagtacgcatcctaagccctcacccttgtaaagccagccccttcatctataaaagggatgcGCTTCCTTCAACAGAAAATGAGACCGAACgacacaagacacacacacacagtcaagctgctaccaagctcttggcctccttttgacccttccatcagagacttgtgatctatccctctctcgatcatttgtatcccctactacaaaccattcatggtgctaataacacaagcagcaacaaactggacatagggatatttagcctgaactagtataaatcttgtgtcctttagcgcaccatccgagcctaacacgcattattataaatttacttgccggtgcttgtatgaaacaccgacagttggcacgccaggtaggggccttgcgtgttccaaattaggccttggatggccacccacgcaatcagctaggccccgggcgcacatgtgcgttttggtgacctagatttcatcgtcacactaggaggagaactggtGCTGACCCACACGGCCgcacagtctctcccttccatcaacctcagccgtctgagGCTTGAGGACCTACGGGgcgactcccttggaccctagttatCTAGGGAGCCCCCGCGTAGCATCACCCTGTTTCCGAAAGGCCCCGTAcgaagcgccccgacagcgtttccattcggtctccgcaatgccacGGCGACCAccggccaccttctggcactacgcatggttcagccacCTACGGACAGCGAGTTCATGGGGGTAATCGAACACGATCCGAAGACACTCTATGGGCTCCTCACGGAGGAACCAGAGtcgtcctctagctctgactctagtagggggagccatcacccttcctgaGAGTGCTTCATGGTGCGGACCCCCGAGGGGCATGTCGAGGATGTCTCCAGGGATGAGGCTACCCCATCTCGTTTGGGGATGGAGCAACTGAGAGCCCGCAAGtaggagatcgatgaggccgaacaagggctcgtccaggagtatgtggacatcaatcgcgagattgaacgtcGTGAAGGCGGTGGGCGCGCACGCACCATGGCCCGCACCatacaccagaggatcctcactAATTACGGgggccttcctcacttcgctcgggcaagccaaaacattgcCGCAGCGAAGGCCTTGCTGCACGGCCTTCTAGAGGCTGCAACGTCTGAGGATCGCCATGCCCGTTGAGAAATTCgcatgttgctcgagcgtgcagtggcgcagcaggcggaaagctcgttgtctTGATGACACGAACCCGACACTAGCCAGTGCATGCCCTCAGTGCATCCGACCAAGGACGCATCTGTTtaccaaacaccgccaggcggcaAGCAGCCCTCTGCCGTCCCggtgcatcaacgcctcggccatgaccgcgacgtacgcagcaccatcgacgctcACAAATGCGCCCACGGCAACGATGGAGAGGCAGCACGccacggctaccatccccgatgtggcggatgctatgacagcaacgaggaccaaagcccgagccctggcctgccaggccctcaggcctttggccgacacatcctcaatgctacgTTCCCGCTAAGGTATCGactgcctaccaacatccctaaatattctggggaaacaaaccccgggctttggctcgaagactatcggcttgcatgttaggccggtggtgcaagtgatgatgatttcattattcgcaatctcccactattcttggccgatttggcacaagcatggttggagcacctaccgtccaacgccattcaaagttgggcggatctgacaaagatcttcgtgggaaacttccagggcatgtacaaatgccctagaagcccatgggacctcaagaactgccgccagaaggccgatgaaaccctccgcgagtacatctagcgcttctctcggtagtgcaacgagctccctaacgttgctgacgccgacgtgataggagccttcctatctaggacaacctgcgagtctctGGTACACAAGTTAGGGCGCAGGGGCccgtggaccaccaaggagctcctagacatcgccaccagtcatgcctcaggagaggaggcggtcggagccatcttcgaccgttCCGATGGCAAGGtgaggcgggacgaggatgcCGACGAGGGCGCTTCCAACCAtcccgccaaaagaaagaataagaagcaatggcgcgacaactcgctcatggccgtAGCCAGTCGCAAGGGTGGCTGGAAGCCTGCGAAGGGCGTTCTGAACCaatttgagaaaatgctcgaagggccatgcctaaaccatgccttcccggccaagcatctatacaaggattgcggcctcatgcgcaaatacttgtccgggggcctcaataaaggggagcaggggaaggaacctacccccactatagacgacgcagaggagaaggacgacgccttcccaataCCGACTGGTGtgctcatgatcttcagaggatcagtggcctacgactccaagcgccgtcagaaggtcacgcgccgcgaggtctatatagCCGGACCGGCCATATCTACTTTCCTtcggtggtcagaatccgccataaccttcgaccggaccgaccatccggatgccatcccacacctaggaaggtacccgcttgttgtcgatccgatcgttggcccaaagcggctcacaaaagtactgatggacgaaggcagcggcctcaacatcatgtacgccaagacgctcgacgagatgggagtcGACCGAACCAACCTCTGCCctgtccgagcacctttccatggcatcatgcttggtaggtaggccatgccactagggaagatcgatctacccgtcactttcggggatcagtccaattaccggactgagacccccaccttcgatgtagtggggttcctgggaactttccacgccatcctgggacgaccatgctacgcgaagttcatggccatccccaactatatgtacctcaagctaaagatgccgggcccccgcggggtcatcaccatcagcacctccttccgtCGTGCTTacaagtgcgaagtcgaatgctgtggCCATGCCACAACAGTCGTCGCCtctgaagagctcgccaccctcagggaggaggttgccGAAAAAACGCCCGACACCGAGAAAACAATTGGGTCATTCAAACCAgcagagggcaccaaggaggtcctcgtggaccccagTAGCTCCGAGGCTAAGAGGGTATGCATCGGTActacgctctcctccgaataggaaagcgccgctcgttgacttcctccgcaataacaaagacatctttgcgtggaaacccttggatatgccaggcatcccaagggaagtcgctgagcataccttaaaaatccacccaggctccaagccggtgaagcaacggctacgccgcttcgacgaggaaaagcacagggccatcgacgaagagatagcaaaactgttggctgctaggttcatcaaagaagtataccacccagagtggctagcaaatcccgttcttatACGAAAGaaaagcgggaaatggaggatgtgtgtcgactacatgggcctcaataaggcgtgcccaaaggacccgTTTCCTCTGCCATGTAttgaccaaatagttgattccacctcagggtgcgaaaccctctgcttccttgacgcatactccggctaccaccagattgcaatgaaagagtccgaccagctcgcgacatcttttatcaccccctttggatcgttctgctatgtttcaatgccgttcggactgaagaatgctggggcaacttaccagcgctgcaTGCTCAACTGCTTCGGCGACCTCATcaggcggaccattgaggcctatgtcgacgacctTGTCGCTGACCTtaaacaaacctttgcgaaactccgggctaacggcatcaaactcaatctcgaaaaatgtgttttcagggtcctgaggggcatgctgctcggcttcattgtctccgagcgcggcatcgaagccaacccagagaagatatcagccatcacaaagatgggcccgatccaaaacataaagggggttcagcggatcacagggtgccttgccgccctcagccgattcatttcgtacctcagcgaacgaggactccccctttatcgactcttgaagaaatctgaccgctttgagtggacagccgaggctcaggaggcgcttgacatggttaagcaatttctaactaaacctctggtcctagttcctccatgcaatggagaatccctcctactgtatatatcagccaccatgcaagtggtcagctccaccttagtggtagagcgagaggaagaggggcatgccttcaaggtaCATCGCCCTGTGTATTTTATTAGCGAGgtgctatccgactccaaaacccgttactcccaaatccagaaactcctctacactgtcctcatcaccaagagaaagctacgccactacttcgagtcacaccctgtgacagtcgTGACGTCTTTCCCCCTTAgcgaggtcgtccatagccaggatgctacaggaagaaccgcaaagtgggtgcTCAAGCTATTGGATCAAGGCAgtacttatgccccccgaacaacaatcaaatcctaggtgctggctgacttcatcatggagtggaccgaggtccagatgccaccagcagtcgtcaatcaagagtactagacgatgtacttcgatggatcactgatgaagaaaggcgtcgacgcgggactagtcttcgtatctcccctcggggttctcatgaggtacatggttcggctccattttccctcatcaaagaATATCGTAGAATacaaagcgctcatcaacggcctatgaatcgccatcgagttgggcatccgacgtctCGACGTCagaggtgactcccagctggtcgtcaactaggccatgaaggaatcaagctgccacgatgccaagatggaggcatactgtcaagaagtttgatggctggaggacaaatttgatggcctcaaactcaatcacatcccaaggcacctcaacgaagcagccgacacacTTGTGAAAgtagcatccagccgagagctagTCCTAGTAggtgtctttgccagcgatcaatGCAAACCCTTGGTATGCtatgcggggtcggaacaagcccaCGATGGCCCATCTAGCCCAACCCTAGGAGCcaatccgccaactgctccgcctgaccctaaggttatggagcttgaagaggacccagtagcggagtccgatcctcccgacgactggagaatgctttaccttgactacctcctctgcgacatactaccagcagacaagatggaagcccgacggctcgcacatCGCGCCAAGTCCTCCATTCttatagagggcgaactctacaaacagagtcacatcgggatcctgcagctctgtatccctggcgaacagggaaaactcctgctagGCGATATCCACAGTGGGGCTTGTGGTCATCATGCCATagcaaggaccttggttgggaatgcattccgacaaggcttctactggcccaccgtagTAGCCGATGTCGAGCAAATTGTGCGCACctgcgaaggatgtcagtactatgctcggcagactcacctcccggcccaggcgctctagatgatccccatcacatggcccttcatggtctgggggctcgacctagttgggccactcaaaaaggcactcgggggcttcacccacctacttgccaccatagacaagtttacaaaatggatagaagctcgaccgatctccacgatcaaatccgagcaagctgtgctattcttcctcgacatcatccatcgctttggagtaccgaactccatcatcacagacaacggcatatagttcaccggtaggaaattcattcaattctacgatgaacaacacatccggatcgattgggcagctgtCGCATACCCCCGgacgaatgggtaggtcgagcgcgcaaacggcatgctccttcaaggccttaagcccagaattttcaaccggttgaacaagttcggcgctcgctggctcgctgagcttccggccgtgctctggagcctaaggacaactcctagccaggccactggctacacacccttcttcatggtctacgattccgaggccattctcccaacggacctcgactatggagcaccaagaatcagagcatacgacgaatagggggccgaggcatctcaccaagacaccatggaccagctagatgaagcccgcgacatcgccctcctccattcggctaagtactagcaggcgttgcgatggtaccacaaccgacgggtgcggggtcgagccttcaacgtcggggacctcatcctccgccttgtatagagcaacaaggaccgccacaaactctccccgccctaggaagggccctatgtcATTGCAGAAGTACTTCGCCCGGGCGCCTACaaattgaaaaccatcaacggcgaggtcttcgccaacgcctagaacattgagcagctacgtcgtttctacccttaaataaacgcatactcttccttatcagtttttgtcattacaaaacctcgatccttagtgacttctgacccctgcaaattacgaggggtcagacctcactcgggggctgacatgAATGATACAAGTACGCTTGCAAAAACTTCCTatgttatatttgcaaacattctctaaattttccattcttctcataaacaagccctaaggactaagatttcggggaacaaattctgagtacaactggtaggactgcgggagacccatgccccagcggttgcgacctctttgctcaccagcgcgaTTAGAATTATTTCACCtgcactcctagtttcttacgacttgaaccatgggaagggtcggagggcacaaAAACCTTTTTTACAGAAAGAGGAAGCTGAAAGGCCATTTGTCGtcacaaaagatgaaaatttgttcatttttgcacaaattcgccacctacaaagtgatttcattacaaaaaggactaatatacttgtaaattcagaggactgtttacttaggggctcccccacaaatttattcaattacagtctctgcctagctttactacaagtactgctacgatcgccgtgccatgctctccattggcaacgtccgggcatgtacacggaccagttcgtctactacggccgccgcaccatgctctccatTGGCGATGTCCTACCACTTCGTGGGGTCCTCGAAGGCACCATCACCTGTAATGTTGAGCTCCACGTCGGCAACTGCAGTGCCTCCGCCGGGGCGaccggggactacgccattggcgtcagccgcaaccccgatagCGACACCTCCgtcggg harbors:
- the LOC136536696 gene encoding large ribosomal subunit protein uL2z-like — its product is MYTDQFVYYGRRTMLSIGDVLPLRGVLEGTITCNVELHVGNCSASAGATGDYAIGVSRNPDSDTSVGASRDYAIVVSRNPDNGVRAGNASHQRRDTANDDKVDDVRRPPALLPLRQ